The segment ACCCCGTGTGTCCCCATGGCCGTGTGTCCCCATGGCTGTGTGTCCGTGTGCCCCTGTGTTCTTCTGTCCCCGTCGCcgtgtgtccccgtgtccatcTGTCCTCATGTctgtgtgtccccgtgtccatcTGTCCGCGTCTCcccgtgtccgtctgtccccatGGCCGTGTTTCCCtatgtctgtgtgtccctgtgtgttcgtgtgtccccgtgtccgtgtgtccccatgtctgtgtgtctccgtgtccctgtgtccccctgtccgtgtgtccccatgtccccctgtccgtctgtccccgtgtcccggCTCAGCACCGGGGCCTGGACAGCTCCGGGGGGGGGTGGGGATGTACGGGGTGGTCTccgggggtctgggggtgtctgtctgtctaaggggggctctgggggggcctgggggggtCCTTGGGGATCTACGGGGGTCTGTGGGGTCTGTAGGGGAATAGGGGGGGTGTCTATGGGGGTCtgtgggggtctctgggggaTTGGGGGCCTCTGGGGGTCTGTGGGGGTCTGAGCGTTCTGTGGTGGTGTGAGGGGGGGCTGGGGTGGTCTAtgagggggctgaggggtcCTTGGGGCTTtgtggggctgtgaggggtctgtggggatctatggggagtTATGGGGGAGTCTGGAGGGTTCTGGGGGTCtgtggggggctcagggatcTGTAGGGGGCTCAGGGATCtgtggggatccatggggaagTCTGGAAGGTTCTGGGGGTctgtggggggctcaggggtctgtggggggctcaggggtcTGTGGGGATCTATGGGGGAGTCTGGAGGGTTCTGGGGGTctgtggggggctcaggggtctgtggggggctcaggggtcCGTGAAGATCCATGGGGAAGTCTGGAAGGTTCTGGGGGGCTGTGAGAGGGTTTGGAGGGGGGGATCTGTGTGGATCTCGGGGGCCGGGGGTGTGTGTGGGGGCCGGGTCCCTCAATGGGGGGTTCCGGGTGGGTACCGGGGGTACAGATTGAGACCCCCCAGGCCCCCCGTCCTTACCGGGACTCCCTGAGGGGTCctgaggctgtgccagcccccagCGCCtcgggggggtccctggggatGGTGACccccgggcggggcgggggtcTCGGGCCGGTGCCCCCCGTGTCTGTCCCGGGGTCTCTCGGGCCGGTGACCCCGtgtctgtccccctgtcccccccagggCAAGCCGTACGTGTTCGATCGCGTGTTCCCCCCGAACACCACGCAGGAGCAGGTGTACCACGCGTGTGCCATGCAGATCGTCAAGGGTGAGAGGgcgcggggacagcggggacagcggggacagagCGGGGACAGAGCGGGCACAAAGAGGGGACAGAGCGGGGACAGAGCGGGGACAGCGGGCACAGAGCGGGGACAgagcggggacagcgcggggagaacctggggacaccagggacagcctgggTACAGCCGGGGACAGCCCGAGGACAGCCTATGGAGCGcctggggacagcgtggggacaccagggacagtCTGGGGACAGAGCGGGGACAACCTGGGGAGAGCCTGGGGTCAGCGTGGGGACGCCTCGGGGACAGCATGGGGAGAGtgtggggacaccagggacagcgTGGGGCCAGCCCTGGGTGGCACAACCCGGGGACAGCATGAGGAGAGCCCGGGACCGCGTGGGGACATCCTgggacagcgtggggacagcgtggggacagccctgggtggGACAGCCCGGGGACAGCtcgggacagcctggggacaccccggggactgtgtggggccaccagggacagcgtggggacagccctgggcgggacagcgtggggacagCCCCGGAAAAGCCGGgtgtttgggggtcccgggggtgttcggggggtcccggggggtgtTCGGGGGTCTcggggggtgtttgggggtcccggggggtgttcgggggtcccagggggtgtttgggggtcccgggggtgttCGGGGGTCTcggggggtgtttgggggtcctggggggtgttcggggggtcccggggggtgtttgggggtcccagggggtgtttgggggtctcGGGGGTGttcggggggtcccgggggtgttCGGGGTCCCGGGGGGTGTTCGGGGGTCCCCAATCCCCTCTCCCCCCCCAGATGTGCTGGCCGGGTACAACGGCACCATCTTCGCCTACGGACAGACATCATCGGGCAAGACCCACACCATGGAGGTGGGGGCACGGgagggggcacggggggcacggggggcacgGGGGCGGCTTTGGGGGGGCTTTgagggcactgggaacactggggggcacagggggggcactggggggaactggggggttttgggggcactggggggagtggggggcactggggaggggctgggggacacaggggggcaCGGGGGccactggggggaactggggggttttggggggcactgggagcactggggaccTTTGGGGCGGCAccggggggttttggggggcccCGGTGGGGTCTCagcgccccccgcccccccagGGGAAGCTGCACGACCCGCAGCAGATGGGGATCATCCCCCGCATCGCCCGCGACATCTTCAACCACATCTATGCCATGGACGAGAACCTGGAGTTCCACATCAAGGTGGGCAcggggggcactgggagaggatggggggcaccggggggctcgagggcagcactgggaggggctgggggggcactggggccactgggggggcactgggggcactgggaggggctCATGGGGTGGcgctgggggcactgggggcacagggagggcactggggggggcactgggggcactgggaggagctcatgggggcactggaggcactgggggggctcatggggggcactgggggggcactgggagggcactgggaggagctcacggggggcactgggagcactgagggggcactgggggcactggggactctggtggcactgggggggcactgggaggggctCATGGGGGGCACTGGTGGtcctggggggcactgggagggcagcactggggggacactgaggggtcTCGGGGCTGTTTTCGGGGTGCAGTGCCCGGGCactgggggggcactgggggcactgggagcactgagggggcactgggagcactgggggggttcatggggggcactgggggcactggaggggttcatggggggcactgggggtcctgggggtcgGCCCCACCCaacccccaccccctcccctcccccccccaggTGTCCTACTTTGAGATTTACCTGGACAAGATCCGGGACCTGCTGGACAGTGAGTgcggggcactgggggcactgggaggacTGGGAAGCTCTTGGGGGGCAGCtgaggagcactgggagggcactgggaggtgactgggagaactgggaggttattgggaacactgggagcactgggaggttATTGGGAGGGCACTGGAaggcactgggaggcactgggaggcactgagatgttactgggagcactgggatgttACTGGGATGTTACTGGGAGGTTACTGGGATGTTCCTGGGATGTTACTGGATGTTACTGGGaggttactgggagcactgggagcactgggatgttcctgggagggcactgggatgtTCCTGGGAGGTTCCTGGGATGttcctgggagcactgggatgttactggaagcactgggatgttcctgggaggcactgggaagTTCCTGGGATGTTACTGGGaagttactgggagcactgggaggttCCTGGGATGTTCCTGGGAGGTTACTGGGAGCACTCTGTGACCCCCCCCGTGTGTCCCCCCAGTGACCAAGACCAACCTGTCGGTGCACGAGGACAAGAACCGGGTCCCCTATGTCAAGGTGAGGGGGGAGGGGGCTCAAGGGGGCActccgggggggggggggaggggctgagcccccccCCCGGTCAccgccccccccctccccccccccaggGCTGCACCGAGCGCTTCGTGTCCAGCCCCGAGGAGATCCTGGATGTGATCGATGAGGGGAAATCCAACCGGCACGTGGCTGTCACCAGTGAGCGACAccggggggacatgggggacacggggggcacggggggacaggggggacatggCGGGAAAtggagagggatggagggatggagctgggaaatCCATGGCTGTTACCAGTGAGCGACAccggggggacatgggggacgtGGGGATGTGAGGGGCACGGGGGAtgtggggggcacaggggatgtggggggcacggggggcagGGGCgacatggggggacaggggggcaTGAGGGGACGAGACAGGGATGGAACCGGGATATTCATGGCTGTCACCAGTGAGCGACACCGGGGACaccagggggacatgggggcacaggggggatATGGAGAGGGGGACATAGGATGGAACTGGGATATCCATGGCTGTCACCagtgagggacacaggggacaccggggggacatggggggacacgggggatgtgggggatgtggggggcacggggggcagcggggacatggggggacacggagagggggacacagggatggaacTGGGGAGATCCATGGCTGTCACCAGTgagggacaccggggacaccgggggggaactgggggatGTGGGGGATGTGAGGGGCACGGGGGATgtggggggcacggggggcagGGGCgacatggggggacagggggggcatgaggggacagacacagggatggaaCCGGGATATTCATGGCTGTCACCAGTGAGCGACAcagggggacaccggggacaccagAGGGCacgggggacattggggacacgggggatgtggggggcacggggggcagcggggacatggggggacaggggggcgtgaggggacagacacagggatggaaCTGGGAGATCCATGGCTGTCACCAGtgagggacaccaggggacaccagggacattggggacacgggggaacagaaggggacattggggggcaCTAGGGGCACGGGGGGACCTGGGGAAATGGGGGGCATGGAGGGGCACGAGGGGGACATGAGGGGCAtgaggggcactgggggtgCGGGGGacatgggggcactgggggacatggggagcacagggacatgggggacgTGGAGAAATAGAaatggggggacattggggggcaTGGAGGGCACGAGGGGGACATGGTGGGCATGAGGGACaatgggggacatgggggacatgggAGGACATGGAGGACATGGGTGgacgggggggacacggggggacactGCGTGCATGTGGTGCATGGGGGGGCATGGGGGACATGGGAGGACATGGAGGAcatggggggcactggggtcCTGGGCCGTTTTTGGGGTGCGGGGAGGCACTGCGGGGTCCCGGAgctgtttttggggtgcaggggggcaGTGCCCGGCCTGGTGCCCGTTATGGGGTGCAGGGGGGCAGTGTGGGTTCCCGGAGCTGTTTCGGGGTGCAGTGCCAGTCTCGGTGCCCGTTTCGGGGTGCAGGGGAGCACTGAGGGGTCCCGGCgctgttttggggtgcaggggggcaCCGAGGGGTCccggggctgttttggggtgcagTGCCAGTCCCGGTGCCCGTTTCGGGGTGCAGTGTGGGGCCCCGGAGCtatttttggggtgctggagTGCAGTGTCAGCCCCGGTGCCCGTTTCGGGGTGCAGGGGGGCACCGAGGGGTCCCGGGGCTGTTTCGGGGTGCAGGAGTGCAGTGCCAGTCCCGGTGCCCGTTTCGGGGTGCAGGGGGGGCACCGGGGGGTCCCGGCgctgtttttggggtgcagtgCCCGGGCCGGTGCCCGTTTCGGGGTGCGGGTGGGCACCGGGGGGTCCCGGCGCTGTTTTTGGGGTGCGGGTGGGCACCGAGGGGTCCCGGCgctgtttttggggtgcagtgCCCGGGCCGGTGCCCGTTTCGGGGTGCGGGTGGGCACTGAGGGGTCCCGGTGCCCGTTTCGGGGTGCAGGGGAGCACTGAGGGGTCCCGGCGCTGTTTTGGGGTGCGGGTGGGCACCGAGGGGGTCCCGGCgctgtttttggggtgcagtgCCCGGGCCGGTGCCCACAGCCGCCCCCCCTGCCCGCAGACATGAACGAGCACAGCTCCCGCAGCCACAGCATCTTCCTCATCCACATCAAGCAGGAGAACGTGGAGACCGAGCAGAAACTGAGCGGGAAACTCTACCTGGTGGACCTGGCGGGCAGCGAGAAGGTGcgggcaccccaaaaatgggggcaCCCTAAAGATGGGGACCCCAAAGGGGGAGCACCCCAAATGTGGGGACTCAAAAAGTGGGAACACCAGGGGCGGGGGAACCTCAAATGTGGGGACACTAAAGGTGGGGCACCCCAAATGTAGGGGCACCCCAAAAGTGGGGCTCCCTAAAGATGAGGCACCCCAAAGGGGGGCACCCCAAAAGTGGGGACCCTAAAAGTGGGGGACCCCAAAAGCGAGgacaccagggctgggggcaccccaAAAGTGGGGACCCTAAATgtggggggggggtccccggggtgGGGGCACTCCAAAGGTAGAGAGGACCCCACAGGTGGGGGGACCCCAAAGGTggggggaccccagagctgtgggacTGCAGAGCCGGGGGTGCAGGGGGAAGGGGaggtgggcactggggacactgggNNNNNNNNNNNNNNNNNNNNNNNNNNNNNNNNNNNNNNNNNNNNNNNNNNNNNNNNNNNNNNNNNNNNNNNNNNNNNNNNNNNNNNNNNNNNNNNNNNNNNNNNNNNNNNNNNNNNNNNNNNNNNNNNNNNNNNNNNNNNNNNNNNNNNNNNNNNNNNNNNNNNNNNNNNNNNNNNNNNNNNNNNNNNNNNNNNNNNNNNNNNNNNNNNNNNNNNNNNNNNNNNNNNNNNNNNNNNNNNNNNNNNNNNNNNNNNNNNNNNNNNNNNNNNNNNNNNNNNNNNNNNNNNNNNNNNNNNNNNNNNNNNNNNNNNNNNNNNNNNNNNNNNNNNNNNNNNNNNNNNNNNNNNNNNNNNNNNNNNNNNNNNNNNNNNNNNNNNNNNNNNNNNNNNNNNNNNNNNNNNNNNNNNNNNNNNNNNNNNNNNNNNNNNNNNNNNNNNNNNNNNNNNNNNNNNNNNNNNNNNNNNNNNNNNNNNNNNNNNNNNNNNNNNNNNNNNNNNNNNNNNNNNNNNNNNNNNNNNNNNNNNNNNNNNNNNNNNNNNNNNNNNNNNNNNNNNNNNNNNNNNNNNNNNNNNNNNNNNNNNNNNNNNNNNNNNNNNNNNNNNNNNNNNNNNNNNNNNNNNNNNNNNNNNNNNNNNNNNNNNNNNNNNNNNNNNNNNNNNNNNNNNNNNNNNNNNNNNNNNNNNNNNNNNNNNNNNNNNNNNNNNNNNNNNNNNNNNNNNNNNNNNNNNNNNNNNNNNNNNNNNNNNNNNNNNNNNNNNNNNNNNNNNNNNNNNNNNNNNNNNNNNNNNNNNNNNNNNNNNNNNNNNNNNNNNNNNNNNNNNNNNNNNNNNNNNNNNNNNNNNNNNNNNNNNNNNNNNNNNNNNNNNNNNNNNNNNNNNNNNNNNNNNNNNNNNNNNNNNNNNNNNNNNNNNNNNNNNNNNNNNNNNNNNNNNNNNNNNNNNNNNNNNNNNNNNNNNNNNNNNNNNNNNNNNNNNNNNNNNNNNNNNNNNNNNNNNNNNNNNNNNNNNNNNNNNNNNNNNNNNNNNNNNNNNNNNNNNNNNNNNNNNNNNNNNNNNNNNNNNNNNNNNNNNNNNNNNNNNNNNNNNNNNNNNNNNNNNNNNNNNNNNNNNNNNNNNNNNNNNNNNNNNNNNNNNNNNNNNNNNNNNNNNNNNNNNNNNNNNNNNNNNNNNNNNNNNNNNNNNNNNNNNNNNNNNNNNNNNNNNNNNNNNNNNNNNNNNNNNNNNNNNNNNNNNNNNNNNNNNNNNNNNNNNNNNNNNNNNNNNNNNNNNNNNNNNNNNNNNNNNNNNNNNNNNNNNNNNNNNNNNNNNNNNNNNNNNNNNNNNNNNNNNNNNNNNNNNNNNNNNNNNNNNNNNNNNNNNNNNNNNNNNNNNNNNNNNNNNNNNNNNNNNNNNNNNNNNNNNNNNNNNNNNNNNNNNNNNNNNNNNNNNNNNNNNNNNNNNNNNNNNNNNNNNNNNNNNNNNNNNNNNNNNNNNNNNNNNNNNNNNNNNNNNNNNNNNNNNNNNNNNNNNNNNNNNNNNNNNNNNNNNNNNNNNNNNNNNNNNNNNNNNNNNNNNNNNNNNNNNNNNNNNNNNNNNNNNNNNNNNNNNNNNNNNNNNNNNNNNNNNNNNNNNNNNNNNNNNNNNNNNNNNNNNNNNNNNNNNNNNNNNNNNNNNNNNNNNNNNNNNNNNNNNNNNNNNNNNNNNNNNNNNNNNNNNNNNNNNNNNNNNNNNNNNNNNNNNNNNNNNNNNNNNNNNNNNNNNNNNNNNNNNNNNNNNNNNNNNNNNNNNNNNNNNNNNNNNNNNNNNNNNNNNNNNNNNNNNNNNNNNNNNNNNNNNNNNNNNNNNNNNNNNNNNNNNNNNNNNNNNNNNNNNNNNNNNNNNNNNNNNNNNNNNNNNNNNNNNNNNNNNNNNNNNNNNNNNNNNNNNNNNNNNNNNNNNNNNNNNNNNNNNNNNNNNNNNNNNNNNNNNNNNNNNNNNNNNNNNNNNNNNNNNNNNNNNNNNNNNNNNNNNNNNNNNNNNNNNNNNNNNNNNNNNNNNNNNNNNNNNNNNNNNNNNNNNNNNNNNNNNNNNNNNNNNNNNNNNNNNNNNNNNNNNNNNNNNNNNNNNNNNNNNNNNNNNNNNNNNNNNNNNNNNNNNNNNNNNNNNNNNNNNNNNNNNNNNNNNNNNNNNNNNNNNNNNNNNNNNNNNNNNNNNNNNNNNNNNNNNNNNNNNNNNNNNNNNNNNNNNNNNNNNNNNNNNNNNNNNNNNNNNNNNNNNNNNNNNNNNNNNNNNNNNNNNNNNNNNNNNNNNNNNNNNNNNNNNNNNNNNNNNNNNNNNNNNNNNNNNNNNNNNNNNNNNNNNNNNNNNNNNNNNNNNNNNNNNNNNNNNNNNNNNNNNNNNNNNNNNNNNNNNNNNNNNNNNNNNNNNNNNNNNNNNNNNNNNNNNNNNNNNNNNNNNNNNNNNNNNNNNNNNNNNNNNNNNNNNNNNNNNNNNNNNNNNNNNNNNNNNNNNNNNNNNNNNNNNNNNNNNNNNNNNNNNNNNNNNNNNNNNNNNNNNNNNNNNNNNNNNNNNNNNNNNNNNNNNNNNNNNNNNNNNNNNNNNNNNNNNNNNNNNNNNNNNNNNNNNNNNNNNNNNNNNNNNNNNNNNNNNNNNNNNNNNNNNNNNNNNNNNNNNNNNNNNNNNNNNNNNNNNNNNNNNNNNNNNNNNNNNNNNNNNNNNNNNNNNNNNNNNNNNNNNNNNNNNNNNNNNNNNNNNNNNNNNNNNNNNNNNNNNNNNNNNNNNNNNNNNNNNNNNNNNNNNNNNNNNNNNNNNNNNNNNNNNNNNNNNNNNNNNNNNNNNNNNNNNNNNNNNNNNNNNNNNNNNNNNNNNNNNNNNNNNNNNNNNNNNNNNNNNNNNNNNNNNNNNNNNNN is part of the Agelaius phoeniceus isolate bAgePho1 chromosome 35, bAgePho1.hap1, whole genome shotgun sequence genome and harbors:
- the KIF5A gene encoding kinesin heavy chain, yielding MAEPSSECSIKVLCRFRPLNQAEILRGDKFLPVFQGDDSVVLGGKPYVFDRVFPPNTTQEQVYHACAMQIVKDVLAGYNGTIFAYGQTSSGKTHTMEGKLHDPQQMGIIPRIARDIFNHIYAMDENLEFHIKVSYFEIYLDKIRDLLDMTKTNLSVHEDKNRVPYVKGCTERFVSSPEEILDVIDEGKSNRHVAVTNMNEHSSRSHSIFLIHIKQENVETEQKLSGKLYLVDLAGSEKVRAPQKWGHPKDGDPKGGAPQMWGLKKWEHQGRGNLKCGDTKGGAPQM